A stretch of Paenibacillus peoriae DNA encodes these proteins:
- a CDS encoding flagellar protein FlaG: protein MNLQFSVSTNQMSGQANGVSQSSEGFTTGNKTIESLVTAIKSGSALTKLEQQGVAIPLGEEQLIRAIDRAVKALQGPTTTLEMSVHEKTHQILVKVLNKDTGELIREIPPEKTLDLVAKMMEIAGILIDEKV, encoded by the coding sequence ATGAATCTACAATTTTCGGTTTCAACGAATCAGATGAGTGGACAGGCGAACGGTGTGTCTCAAAGTAGTGAAGGTTTCACTACTGGTAACAAAACAATTGAATCATTAGTAACTGCTATAAAAAGTGGGTCAGCTTTAACTAAATTGGAGCAGCAGGGGGTTGCTATTCCTCTTGGAGAAGAGCAACTTATTCGTGCTATAGACCGTGCAGTTAAAGCTCTTCAGGGACCTACAACCACGTTAGAAATGAGTGTACATGAGAAAACACATCAGATCTTGGTCAAAGTTCTCAATAAAGACACAGGCGAATTGATTCGAGAAATCCCTCCTGAAAAGACCCTTGATTTAGTAGCTAAGATGATGGAAATTGCAGGGATTCTCATAGATGAAAAAGTATAA
- the fliS gene encoding flagellar export chaperone FliS, with the protein MISSPYEKYKQSSVQTSTPGQLIIMLYDGAIRFVKAGLEGISSNDIAKANINLGKAQTIISELMSTLNYSYDISKNLYALYEYMNYLLIQTNIKKRVESGEEVLGYLQELRETWIAVNKLTAGMSLSTEQ; encoded by the coding sequence TTGATCTCATCTCCTTATGAAAAATATAAACAGTCTTCGGTGCAGACATCTACTCCGGGGCAGCTCATTATTATGTTATATGATGGTGCCATTCGCTTTGTAAAGGCCGGTCTTGAAGGAATATCATCCAATGATATTGCTAAAGCAAACATAAACCTGGGCAAAGCACAAACCATTATTAGTGAGCTAATGTCCACGTTAAACTACTCGTATGACATTTCTAAAAATTTATATGCTTTATATGAGTATATGAACTATTTATTGATTCAAACGAATATCAAGAAAAGGGTTGAGTCAGGTGAAGAAGTCCTGGGTTATCTGCAAGAATTACGTGAAACTTGGATTGCAGTGAACAAGCTAACGGCAGGTATGTCATTGTCAACGGAACAGTAA
- the fliD gene encoding flagellar filament capping protein FliD, whose translation MRINGFSGMDIDSMVTSLMTAKKSPLNKLNQQKQTLEWTRDSYRELNTKIVQFRSKLSDMGKSEALNTQKATLTGNTTAIKAEANADASSTPMSVVVNKLATKSNMQTSTGLRTAGSSTADATKNTTLEQIAGGSASDTYELNINDKTITFLKTDTISAVMGRINSEGANVTATFDEISGKFSITAKDYGDKNNIKLTGADKQVKSSTLMDLFQISSTDVKAAEKGEVIVTNTADSSSKTYNPDNNSLVVNGVSLTLLETTGTTGPAKITTQSDPTKAMETIKSFVDTYNDLLSTFNTKLSEQKYRDFPPLTADQRKDMKEDEIKQWEEKAKSGLLKNDTILSSAVSSMRMIISSKLGDLSSVGITTGQYYENGKLQINEEKLKAALTTDPDKVMNIFKGSSADINSKPIFSELRSKLDTTLDMFVKKAGTSKFDTNASMTLKADSIMGKQLKNYNSDIKEMTKKLADAETRYYKQFSAMESAMSKYQSQSSSLTSFLQ comes from the coding sequence ATGCGTATAAACGGTTTCTCGGGAATGGATATAGATAGTATGGTCACCTCGTTAATGACCGCGAAGAAGTCTCCATTAAATAAGCTGAACCAGCAGAAGCAGACATTAGAGTGGACGCGTGATAGTTACCGTGAGTTAAATACTAAAATTGTACAATTTAGATCCAAATTATCCGACATGGGTAAGTCAGAGGCGTTGAACACTCAGAAAGCAACGTTAACTGGTAATACAACGGCTATTAAAGCGGAAGCTAATGCTGATGCTAGCTCTACACCTATGTCTGTAGTCGTTAACAAGTTAGCAACAAAGTCCAATATGCAGACCTCTACAGGCCTACGTACGGCGGGCAGCAGTACGGCAGATGCCACTAAAAATACCACATTGGAGCAAATTGCAGGGGGCAGTGCGTCAGATACTTATGAGTTAAATATCAATGATAAAACAATCACTTTTCTTAAAACCGATACGATATCTGCGGTGATGGGCCGCATCAATTCAGAAGGGGCGAATGTAACAGCGACTTTTGATGAAATCAGTGGTAAGTTCTCCATTACAGCTAAAGATTATGGGGATAAAAATAATATTAAATTAACTGGTGCCGATAAGCAGGTTAAAAGCAGTACGCTTATGGATTTATTCCAAATTAGTTCTACAGATGTAAAGGCGGCTGAAAAAGGGGAAGTTATAGTAACGAATACTGCAGATTCGAGTTCTAAAACTTATAATCCTGATAACAACTCCCTTGTCGTTAATGGAGTGTCACTGACTCTGTTAGAGACTACTGGAACTACTGGACCAGCTAAAATCACAACACAATCAGATCCAACAAAAGCTATGGAGACCATTAAATCTTTTGTGGATACTTATAATGACCTACTAAGTACATTTAATACGAAACTAAGTGAACAAAAGTATCGCGATTTTCCTCCACTGACAGCCGATCAAAGGAAAGACATGAAGGAAGATGAAATTAAGCAGTGGGAAGAAAAGGCGAAAAGTGGTCTCCTCAAAAATGATACGATTTTAAGTTCTGCTGTCTCTTCTATGCGAATGATTATTTCTAGTAAATTAGGCGATTTAAGTTCGGTTGGTATTACAACAGGCCAATATTACGAGAATGGTAAATTACAAATTAATGAAGAGAAGTTGAAGGCAGCTTTGACAACAGATCCTGATAAGGTTATGAATATATTCAAAGGGTCGTCTGCTGATATAAACAGCAAGCCCATCTTTAGCGAGTTGAGAAGTAAGCTTGATACTACGTTAGACATGTTTGTAAAAAAAGCAGGTACATCAAAATTTGATACAAATGCTAGTATGACCTTAAAGGCTGACAGTATAATGGGTAAGCAGCTTAAAAACTATAACAGCGATATTAAAGAGATGACCAAAAAACTTGCTGATGCAGAAACACGCTATTACAAGCAGTTTTCGGCTATGGAATCGGCCATGAGCAAGTACCAGTCGCAGTCGTCCAGTTTGACAAGCTTTTTACAATAG